One window of the Spirochaetaceae bacterium genome contains the following:
- a CDS encoding sugar phosphate nucleotidyltransferase, translating into MSLITLILAGGSGTRLWPASRAAVPKQYLSFDGGPSYLQQALLRARAVSSDAVMVVTAEDQVDMVAAQIAAQGAAPAAAPCYVVGEPAARNTAPAVALGAALAGRI; encoded by the coding sequence ATGAGCCTGATTACCCTGATCCTGGCCGGCGGCAGCGGTACGCGCCTGTGGCCCGCCTCACGTGCCGCCGTGCCCAAGCAGTACCTGAGCTTCGACGGCGGGCCAAGCTACCTGCAACAGGCGCTGCTGCGCGCGCGGGCGGTGTCGTCCGACGCCGTGATGGTGGTGACTGCCGAGGACCAGGTGGACATGGTGGCCGCGCAAATCGCCGCCCAGGGCGCGGCGCCGGCAGCGGCGCCCTGCTACGTCGTCGGCGAGCCGGCGGCGCGCAACACCGCGCCCGCGGTCGCCCTGGGCGCGGCTCTCGCGGGCCGGATC